Genomic segment of Candidatus Flexicrinis affinis:
ACGGATCGATCGTCCATATAGTCGTACCGGGGGATACGCTCGATGCCATTGCAGTTGCGTACCAGACGACACGTGACGAACTGCTGGCGCTCAACAACCTGACCAGTCGCAACTTCCTCCAGCTTGGGCAGGAGATTCTGGTGCGGCCACCCTTCACCGCAACACCGGCGGTTCAACCGACCGGGAGAACGCCGGTGCCGTCCCGTACGCCGTCTACGGCGCTCCAAACAAGCGTCGCAACGGCGGCACGGACGGTAACGACTTTAGCGACGACTTCGACGACGGCAGAGGCGACGTCTGACACCACCGCCGTTAGTTCGGCGGCAACGACGACGATCGAGGCCACGGTAACCACCGAGGCGACCGAGGTCATCCCGACGGAGACTCCCACGCCACCGGCCACAGCGACCGATCTACCCCCAGCGCCGATCACGCAGGTGGCACAAGCACCGACTGAACCGGTCGACGTGACCCGCATGTGTTTTTGGGCGTTCGATGACGTCAATCAGAATCGAATTCAGGAAGGCGACGAACAGCTCGTCGCAGGCGCGACCGTGCTGGTCGTGCAAGGCGGGACGCGTGTTCGTTCAATCACCACAACGGTCGATGATCCGGTATGTGTCGACGATCTCGAAGCTGGCGACTATACTGCCGAGCTAGAATCTCCCGACGGATACGGCCCGACTACGGCCGCGTCGCTGAATCTTCGCGTACAGGAGCTTGCGCGCACCAACGTTCGGTTCGGCGTTGCGCAAGGGATTCAGCCGGTCGTTCCACCGACCGCGCGGCCCGAAACCGAGAGCACGCCGCTGCCCACTCCTCTGCCGGCTGAAGCAGAAGCGCCTAACCCGCTTGAGCAGTACGGCGGTATTCTGGTGATTGGAATCGCGGTGGCGGTCATCATGGGCGGCGCGGCGCTCGCCCTGTTCATCCGAGGACGGTAGTTGATGGCACGGATAGCGTGTGCTGCACTCGCTCTCATCCTCGTTCTGTCCGCGGCGGTGGCGCAGGAATCCGGCGATGGTCAGTTCTGTGTGCGTGGCTTCGAAGATCGAAATGCAAACTTGACCCGTGACGCTGGCGAACCCCTTCTGACGTCGGGCATGGCGGCCGATTTGTTGGACGAATCGGGGATTGTGGTTGCAAGCGCGCTGCTCGCCGAATCGCCTACGGCGGCGCAAGGTGTCATTTGCTTCCAGTTTCTACCGCCCGGCCAGTACTCGATACAGGTCACAGCAGCCGAATATGTCGCCACGACACCGGATACGATGACCGTTACGCTGCGCGGGGGCGAGCTTCCAGCCGTTCTCGAGTTCGGCGCGCAGAGCATCGTCGACGCGCAACCACAGCCGACTGAGGCCACCGCGCAGGAATCGCCGCAATGGCCGCGCTTCCTGACGGCAGCAATCGGCGCGCTGATCGCGTTGGTTGTGATGCAGGCGATTGGGTTGGTTGTTTACCTGCTGCGCTTCCGCCGGCGCAAGCCCGTCAAGCCCAGCGTGACACAAACCGGCCAGTTCAAGCGCCCGCTAACGTGAGGGCCGCTGCTTCAAGAACAGCGCGCTGCGGGTGACTTCGATCGTGATCTCCCCGTGCTGATTGCGCCCGATGTGGCGCATCGTCACGATTCCCGCTTCAGGCCGCGAACGGCTCTCGCGTTTGTTGACGATCTCGGTTTCTACATGGAGCGTATCGCCGGCGAACATCGGCTTCGGGTGCTTGACGTTCTCGTAACCGAGGTTCGCGATGATCGTGCCGGCGGTCAGGTCGCCTACCGTAATCCCAACCACTAACCCCATCGTGAAGATCCCGTTCACAATCGGCCGGCCGAACTCGGTGCCCGCTGCGAATTCCGCGTCGAGGTGCAGCGGCTGACTGTTGAGGGTCAAGCTGCTGAACAGCACGTTGTCGAATTCGGTTAACGTGCGCCGCAGTTCGTGGGCAATGGTCATACCCACCTCAAGCTCGTCAAACGTTTTTCCGGCCATGAGCAGTCTCCACATTGCGCTGCGCCGCAGCGATTATAGCGCCGCCATGCAGAACGCCGGCATGGGGGGGACATGCCGGCGTTCCGTGGAGGGAGAGGCCAGTGTTAGTCTGGCCGAGAAGCAGAAGGTTTACACACGAGCCAAGGAGGGACTTACCACACCACTTCTGCTTCTACCTACCCTGTAATGTAATGAGATCCGCTAAAGCAGACGTGAATGCCCACTGAAGGGTACCTAAATCCGCTACGACCCCGGTTGACCGATCGGTGCAGTCTGTCCATCGGGGTTCGCCGGATCGACTGTCGGGACGAAGCCTTCGGGTGTGGGCGTGCCGTTGTCGCACCAGTCCTGTGCCACTGACCGCTTGCCGCTGACCTGCGGATCTGAGAACAGCCTGAGAGCGTTGGTGTACTGTGTGACCGCGGCGCATGGCGATCCATACGTCAGCGCATCGGCATAGAGCACGTAGTTGTTGAACAACAGCCGCTGCACCTCGCCGTTCTGGTAGTTTGGCGACAGGTTTACGACCTCTTGCAGCGCGTTGATGGCGCCGATGTAGTCGTTCGTCCCAACACGCGAACGCGCGCTGAGATAAAGCTGCGCGACGTAGCGCTCGAATTCGAGCCCTTCGGCGAGCGGCCCGAAGTCCTCAGCACGGTCGGTGAGATAGATCGCCTCTCCCAAGTCGCCTGTCCGGTAACGCTGGAGGGCTTCCGCGTTGAGCGCACGGGACATCAGACTGCGCACCAGCGCGACCTCGTAGTTCGGGTCGATGCCGACAATCACGTCGAGCTCGTCGATCGCGTCGAGCCATTGCCCAAACGAAACCGCGCTTTGGGCGCGTGCTAGCCGACCTGCGAGGTCGAACGGGTCTGACAAAGTGGCTGTTGCCTCGAGCGTGGGCGTAGCAGTCGGACCCGTGTCGGTGGGGGCAGTCGTAGGCGTCTGCGTTGGAGTGAGCGTCGCGGTCGGTTGAAGGATGAGGTACACCGCAGTCCCGGTCTCGAGCAAGCTGGGCAAGGCGGGCAAGCCGCTTTGTTGTGTCGCAAGATACTGGATACGGTAGCTCGCCAACTCAAAATTACCGCCCGCGATATCGGTAGACACGAGCTCGAACTGAAGGGCGGTGTCTGCATCCGAGGTCGTCGTGGCGTTGGATGCTGCCGTGCGTTGTCCGGTCGTCCAACCGGCGGTCGCGGACAAGCCCACGATACCGAGCGCGAAGATTCCCAGTACGCCGAAAATGAGAATCGCCGAGCCACAGCCCATACCGGACTGCGGTTGGTACATGCGCGGCCCATCCGGGTCAAGCGATCCGTAAACGGACTGTTCGCCTACAGGTTCTGGCGGTAGGGCGCGGACTGGTTGAGTGTCTTCGAGAGGATTGTTGGTCATACAGCGTCCCATGTGCTTGTGCCGACACATCGGCGACCGCCATTATACAGCCGTGGAACACCGCGTAAACCCGTGTGCGTTCGGCGTAGGTGAACCGCAAACAAACAGCCGGGCATGAGGTGCCCGGCTGTGCGGAAGCGATGAGCGCGTGAAGACCGCGGAGAATCTAGCGGTTGACGTTTACGTCCTGATTCTGCTGCTGCAGGATCGGTAGGGCGTTCGGGTCGTAGCTCTGGACGATCTGGTCCGCCGGCTGTTCGACCTCGGCGATGCCATTACGTACTTCGCCGATCATGCGCCCGAGCCGCTGCTCGAGATCACGCAGCGCATCGACGATATAGGCGTCGGCGTCGTTCATAATCTGTTCGGCGTCACGGCGTGCGCGGTCGAGCACTTCCCGGGCACGGGCTTGGGCTGCCTGCACCGAGGTGTCGTTATCGAGCATCTCGGCGCCCTTAGTCCGCGTATCCTGCAGGATACGCGCCGCTTCTTCATTGGCCTTCTCAAGGATGCGATTGCGTTCCGCGATGACGGTCGTCGCCTTGACGATCTCCTCCGGAATGGAAATGCGCATCTGATCCAAGATCGCCAGCGCACGCTCTTCGTCGACCACGGTATATTTGCTGAAAGGGACGTGACGTCCTTCGTCAATCAGATCTTCGAGCCGGTCAACCAGTTGCAGAATATCCATCAGTCCTCAACCTCTCATTCATCCGTTCAGTCGCGGATGCTTATGGTGTAGCCCGGTTCCGACTGAAGTGCACGCAGTTCCTGAAAGCGCGCGACCAAGGCCTCGTTCACAAAACCCGGGACCATTGTCGACACATCGCCCCCGAGTTCTGCGATTTCGCGAATGGTGCTGGAGCTGATATGGATGTGCCGTTCATCCGCCATGATCGAGACCGTCTCGATGTCGGGTGCGAGCTTCTTATTGGCAAGGCCCATACGAAACTCGAACTCGAAATCGGAGAAGACCCGCAGGCCGCGGATAATGGCCATCGCTCCGACACTTGCCACATAGTTTACAAGCAAGCCGGAAAATTTCGCAACTTCTACGTTTGGGATATGTCTTAATGCTTCTGCCGTCATTTCGATCCGACGCTCGACATCGAACAGCAGGCGCTTCTTTGGCAGGTCGTAGGCGGCGACGATGACCTTGTCAAAAACCTTGGCGGCTCGTTCCGCGACGTCGATATGCCCGTTGTGAATCGGGTCAAACGAACCCGGGTATACAGCGATACGACCTGCACCAGTCATCTGAATTGTCCTTCCGCCTCGTATTGCCTAGCTGACGTCGACTTCCGGGTCGTAGAGCATGGCGACCCGCTCTGCCAGCAGCCGATGTTCCGGCATCGTCAGGTACGGGTCTTCTTCGAAAAGCGTGCGTGCTTCGCGCTGGGCCATGTCGACCAAGTGCGGGACCATTGCGTGCAGCAATTGGAGCTTGCTGCGACCGCTCTGGCGCGTCCCGATCAGGTCGCCCGCGCCGCGCTGCTGCCAGTCGATTTCGGCCAACTTGAAGCCGTCGGTCGTCTCGGTCAGCGCCTTGAGGCGCGCCTCGGATTCAGGCGTATCCATATCGGGTACGAGGAAACACGTCGATTTGTGCTGCCCACGGCCAACTCGACCACGGAACTGATGCAGCTGCGCCAGACCGAACCGATTAGCGCCTTCGATGACGATGACGTTCGCGTTCGGCACGTCCACGCCGACCTCGGCGACCGACGTCGTCACCAGCACGTCGATCTCGCCGCGGCTGAAGGCGCCCATGATGTCGTCCTTCTCGGCAGGGCGCATTTTGCCGTGCAGCAAGCCGACGCGATAGTGGTAGAACACCTGACTGAGCCGTTCGAACTCTTCAACGGCAGACGCGGCTTCGATCGTGTCGGACGCTTCAACCAGCGGGTGCACTATAAATGCCTGCCGGCCTTGTTCGAGCTGCTCCTCGACGAAACGATACATCCGTTCGCGCTTAACGTCAGGGATGATGTAGGTATCGATGGGGGTGCGCCCCGGCGGCATTTCGTCAAGGACCGTCAGGTCAAGGTCGGCGAACAGCGTCAGCGCAAGCGTACGGGGGATCGGGGTTGCCGTCATCACCAAGACGTGCGGATTCGTGCCCTTGCCACGCAAACGCCCCCGCTGCTGAACGCCGAAGCGGTGCTGTTCGTCGATGACGACCAATCCAAGATTCTGGAACGTGACGCCTTCTTCGATCACGGCATGCGTGCCGATCACGATGTCGACCGAACCGTCGGCTAGGCCGGCAAGGGTAGCGCGCTTGTCGGCGGCGCTGAGCGCACTGGTCAGCAGGGCGACGCGCGGCTTACGGTCTCCCGGCGTCGCTTCGAGCTGGCGCGAGATGCTGCGGTAGTGCTGCTCGGCGAGGATGCCGGTCGGGGCCATCAACGCCGCCTGTTTGCCATTTGCATAGGCGAGGATCATCGCGCTGATTGCCACGGCAGTCTTGCCGGATCCCACGTCGCCTTGCAGCAGTCGATTCATTGGCGTGGACTTCGCGGCGTCATGTCGGATATCCGCGATCGCTCGCTGCTGGGCGCCCGTAAGCGGATAGGGGAACACGGAAGCGACGAAGTCATCCATGAACCCGTCATCCACCGGCAGCGGCTCTGCAGGTACGCTCTGCCACTCGCG
This window contains:
- a CDS encoding LysM peptidoglycan-binding domain-containing protein, whose protein sequence is MKRISLGTAALLFLLMMAAPVAGQSGNLLQDPSFEAPGNFNVILNSVDEGTVFGVPAAWDGWILTSPRTEPWMNLVPDGYPHTGLFKFDGGRSLSISRGFATFTTAVFQRVSVAAGSNVRGSARAFMERGNSPPPGAQFRVGIDPNGGSDPLAPGIVWSPWVASPNSWVQATVDATVGAGGAVTLFLYSTQTSPTNPNAIYWDDATLTLGGGGAAVASGTPGSANVLPTPAFAPFVLAQGQREDGSIVHIVVPGDTLDAIAVAYQTTRDELLALNNLTSRNFLQLGQEILVRPPFTATPAVQPTGRTPVPSRTPSTALQTSVATAARTVTTLATTSTTAEATSDTTAVSSAATTTIEATVTTEATEVIPTETPTPPATATDLPPAPITQVAQAPTEPVDVTRMCFWAFDDVNQNRIQEGDEQLVAGATVLVVQGGTRVRSITTTVDDPVCVDDLEAGDYTAELESPDGYGPTTAASLNLRVQELARTNVRFGVAQGIQPVVPPTARPETESTPLPTPLPAEAEAPNPLEQYGGILVIGIAVAVIMGGAALALFIRGR
- a CDS encoding MaoC family dehydratase, giving the protein MAGKTFDELEVGMTIAHELRRTLTEFDNVLFSSLTLNSQPLHLDAEFAAGTEFGRPIVNGIFTMGLVVGITVGDLTAGTIIANLGYENVKHPKPMFAGDTLHVETEIVNKRESRSRPEAGIVTMRHIGRNQHGEITIEVTRSALFLKQRPSR
- the coaD gene encoding pantetheine-phosphate adenylyltransferase, with amino-acid sequence MTGAGRIAVYPGSFDPIHNGHIDVAERAAKVFDKVIVAAYDLPKKRLLFDVERRIEMTAEALRHIPNVEVAKFSGLLVNYVASVGAMAIIRGLRVFSDFEFEFRMGLANKKLAPDIETVSIMADERHIHISSSTIREIAELGGDVSTMVPGFVNEALVARFQELRALQSEPGYTISIRD